The Acidicapsa acidisoli genome window below encodes:
- the lnt gene encoding apolipoprotein N-acyltransferase, which translates to MSAILLDLPFPLAGPLPIWRTVFAWFALAPLLAGLLRIQVDFPGNGVRWQLGWSFLAGWWTGAVWFGANCYWVYNTMYSYGNMSRAMAVVCLVLFSLYLGFWFGVFGLALALIRRGTFGRKFAWVAFAAIPLLWTAMEFAIARIPEFPWDQLGYSQVDNGLLTRLAPWTGVYGISFLLASVNALLAVALASGSTGEKRRGAYFSGARFCGGLGLAIAFAGCAGFVIRQPRMPTAATAVLVQPNLDVDKDDVWAGPEWDRQIAQFGRFAQEVCNRGYIAGIPEMGVTQGETECGMDSVPAALVVWPESPAPFRDSDPRFRAAMAGIAKADKAPMIVGDIGMDLDTAHRYHFYNSASVIAPDGRFVGRYDKIHLVPFGEYIPFRKLLFFAHQLTENLSDMGDGADRKTFAIGGHPYGIFICYEAVFGDEVRQFARNGAEVLVNISDDGWYGDTSAPWQHLNMARMRAIENRRWILRDTNNGVTSAIDPYGTVRQSIPRHRVGALSAEYGYNSELTFYTVHGDWLPALCAILSLALLGLVLLVWPGRTIPGERSREISAIPE; encoded by the coding sequence TGCTGGCCGGGTTGCTGCGGATTCAGGTGGATTTCCCCGGCAACGGAGTTCGCTGGCAGCTTGGGTGGTCGTTTCTGGCAGGTTGGTGGACGGGGGCGGTTTGGTTTGGGGCGAACTGCTACTGGGTGTACAACACGATGTACAGCTACGGCAATATGAGCCGGGCCATGGCAGTGGTGTGCCTGGTGCTCTTCAGCCTGTACCTGGGTTTCTGGTTTGGCGTTTTTGGACTGGCGCTGGCGCTGATCCGGCGGGGTACCTTTGGCCGGAAATTTGCGTGGGTGGCTTTTGCAGCGATTCCGTTGCTCTGGACGGCCATGGAGTTTGCGATTGCGCGGATTCCGGAGTTTCCGTGGGATCAGCTTGGGTATTCGCAAGTGGATAACGGGCTGTTGACGAGGCTGGCTCCGTGGACTGGGGTTTATGGCATCAGCTTTCTGTTGGCCAGCGTGAATGCGCTGTTGGCTGTGGCGTTGGCGTCCGGAAGCACGGGTGAGAAGCGGCGTGGCGCGTATTTTTCCGGAGCGCGGTTCTGCGGCGGACTGGGTTTGGCGATTGCCTTTGCGGGGTGCGCGGGGTTTGTGATCCGGCAGCCAAGAATGCCGACGGCGGCGACTGCTGTGCTCGTACAGCCGAATCTGGATGTGGACAAGGACGATGTCTGGGCGGGGCCGGAGTGGGACCGGCAGATTGCTCAATTTGGGCGGTTTGCCCAGGAGGTCTGCAATCGGGGGTACATTGCGGGAATTCCGGAGATGGGGGTGACTCAGGGAGAGACGGAATGCGGTATGGATTCAGTGCCAGCGGCTTTAGTGGTGTGGCCGGAGTCTCCGGCGCCGTTTCGTGACTCGGACCCGCGGTTTCGAGCGGCGATGGCTGGCATCGCCAAGGCTGACAAAGCGCCGATGATTGTGGGTGATATTGGGATGGATCTGGATACCGCGCACCGGTATCACTTCTATAACTCGGCTTCGGTGATTGCGCCGGATGGGCGCTTTGTGGGCCGGTACGACAAGATTCATCTGGTGCCGTTTGGGGAGTACATTCCGTTTCGGAAGCTGTTGTTTTTTGCGCACCAGCTTACGGAGAACTTGTCGGATATGGGAGATGGCGCGGATCGCAAGACTTTCGCGATTGGCGGACACCCGTACGGCATATTTATTTGCTATGAGGCGGTTTTTGGGGACGAGGTTCGCCAGTTTGCGCGCAATGGGGCCGAGGTGCTGGTGAATATCTCGGATGACGGGTGGTATGGCGATACGAGCGCTCCGTGGCAGCACCTGAATATGGCTCGGATGCGGGCGATTGAGAACCGCCGCTGGATTCTGCGTGATACGAACAACGGCGTGACATCTGCGATCGATCCGTATGGGACGGTGCGGCAGAGTATTCCGCGGCACAGGGTGGGTGCGTTGTCTGCCGAATACGGCTACAACTCGGAGTTAACGTTCTATACGGTCCACGGGGACTGGCTGCCTGCGCTTTGTGCCATACTTAGCTTGGCACTGCTGGGCTTGGTGCTGCTGGTTTGGCCGGGAAGAACGATCCCTGGGGAACGGTCCCGAGAGATATCTGCCATACCGGAGTAA
- a CDS encoding redoxin domain-containing protein, protein MVWNPQLSRLSCLLASFLVSVAVLPATAQDLRVGAAAPDFTATDSNGKSESLDQFHGKYVVLEWHNQGCPYTRKHYVSGNMQSLQKEWTAKGVVWLTVISSAPGEQGYVTATEENSYLSKMHAAPTAVLMDSNGKVGHLYSAKTTPQMVVIDTAGKVIYDGAIDDRPTPDVEDIKGAKNYLNEALSASMAGKPVPTPYTRPYGCSVKYAD, encoded by the coding sequence ATGGTCTGGAATCCTCAGCTATCGCGACTGTCCTGTTTGCTGGCATCTTTCCTGGTCAGCGTTGCTGTTCTTCCTGCAACTGCGCAAGATCTTCGGGTGGGAGCGGCTGCGCCCGACTTTACGGCGACCGACTCAAATGGCAAGAGTGAGTCGCTGGATCAGTTTCACGGAAAATATGTGGTGTTGGAGTGGCATAACCAGGGTTGCCCATACACACGGAAGCACTACGTGAGCGGTAACATGCAATCGCTGCAGAAGGAATGGACTGCGAAAGGCGTGGTGTGGCTGACGGTGATTTCTTCCGCTCCGGGTGAGCAGGGGTATGTGACTGCAACCGAAGAGAACAGCTACCTGAGCAAGATGCATGCGGCGCCGACGGCTGTGCTGATGGATTCGAATGGCAAGGTTGGGCACTTGTACAGCGCGAAGACGACGCCGCAGATGGTGGTGATCGATACTGCGGGCAAGGTTATCTATGACGGCGCAATCGACGACCGGCCGACGCCGGATGTTGAGGATATCAAGGGCGCGAAGAACTACCTGAATGAGGCCCTGAGCGCGTCGATGGCGGGCAAACCCGTTCCGACGCCATACACAAGGCCTTATGGGTGTTCGGTGAAGTACGCGGACTGA
- a CDS encoding CoA-binding protein, which translates to MQDTLERKSLIDEMLQTAKTIAVVGISNKPERASYNIANYLARHGYRVVAVNPVLSEVVVNGETLTSYPALEDAQTALAVEGGKIDLVDVFRASDAVPGIVDDVIRLYIPYLWLQDGVQDDEAVARAEAACVKCIQNECIFREHAARV; encoded by the coding sequence ATGCAGGATACTTTGGAACGCAAGAGCCTGATTGACGAGATGCTGCAGACGGCGAAGACGATTGCTGTGGTAGGCATCAGCAACAAGCCGGAGCGGGCGAGCTACAACATCGCTAACTATCTGGCGAGGCATGGTTATCGGGTGGTCGCGGTGAATCCGGTGCTGAGCGAAGTGGTGGTGAATGGCGAGACTCTGACTTCGTATCCGGCGCTCGAAGACGCGCAGACGGCACTTGCGGTCGAGGGTGGCAAGATCGATCTAGTGGATGTGTTTCGTGCTTCGGATGCTGTACCGGGAATCGTGGACGATGTGATCCGGCTGTACATTCCTTATCTTTGGCTGCAGGATGGGGTGCAGGATGACGAGGCTGTGGCGCGGGCTGAGGCTGCTTGCGTGAAGTGCATTCAGAACGAGTGCATTTTTCGGGAACATGCGGCGCGGGTCTGA
- the prfB gene encoding peptide chain release factor 2 (programmed frameshift) yields MPSVNDLEFAFAPLRDTVRDLREYFDPARLQRELATAEAKLADPAMWSNPAASQPIMRERKRLEQLIAEDEQLVRRLGDIEAYFELAKEGAEEVLPDLEREMNSLREFCDALEAKTMLSGETDPLNAIVTVHPGAGGTESQDWAEMLMRMYLRWAEQNGYKTEMNDYQDGDEAGIKSATFTILGDNAFGLLAGESGVHRLVRISPFDSAKRRHTSFASVYVSPEIDDSIEVNIRAEDLRIDTYRSGGKGGQHVNTTDSAVRMTHLPTGIVVTCQNERSQIKNRDKAMKMLRSRLYEYELAKKKAITKDIEDAKLEINFGSQIRSYVLQPYRIAKDHRTKVEVGDVDKVLDGYLEPFLRGFLLMKRRGTAVASGSGDDDLDV; encoded by the exons ATGCCATCTGTAAACGATCTGGAATTTGCTTTCGCTCCCCTCCGCGATACTGTCCGCGACCTGCGGGAGTAT TTTGACCCTGCCCGCCTGCAACGCGAACTAGCTACAGCCGAAGCAAAGCTTGCCGACCCGGCGATGTGGTCGAATCCTGCTGCGAGTCAGCCGATCATGCGCGAGCGCAAGAGGCTGGAGCAGTTGATTGCTGAGGACGAGCAGCTTGTTCGCCGTCTAGGGGATATTGAAGCGTATTTTGAGCTGGCCAAGGAAGGCGCAGAGGAAGTGTTGCCAGATCTGGAGCGCGAGATGAATTCGCTGCGCGAGTTCTGCGATGCGCTTGAAGCCAAGACAATGCTTTCGGGCGAGACCGATCCGCTGAATGCGATTGTGACCGTACATCCGGGAGCCGGTGGAACGGAGAGCCAGGATTGGGCCGAGATGCTGATGCGCATGTATCTGCGCTGGGCTGAGCAGAACGGCTACAAGACGGAGATGAACGACTACCAGGATGGAGACGAGGCGGGCATCAAGTCGGCTACGTTCACGATCCTTGGGGACAATGCGTTTGGTTTGCTGGCGGGCGAGTCGGGGGTGCATCGGCTAGTGCGGATTTCGCCGTTTGATTCGGCGAAGCGGCGGCATACTTCGTTTGCGAGCGTTTATGTTTCGCCGGAGATTGACGACTCAATTGAGGTCAACATTCGCGCGGAGGATTTGCGGATTGATACGTATCGCTCGGGTGGCAAGGGCGGGCAGCACGTGAATACGACTGATTCGGCGGTGCGCATGACGCATTTGCCGACGGGGATTGTGGTGACTTGCCAGAATGAGCGCTCTCAGATCAAGAATCGCGACAAGGCGATGAAGATGCTGCGTTCGCGTTTGTATGAGTACGAGTTGGCGAAGAAGAAAGCCATTACGAAGGACATTGAGGACGCGAAGCTGGAGATCAATTTTGGTTCGCAGATTCGGTCTTATGTTTTGCAGCCTTACCGGATTGCGAAGGATCATCGCACGAAGGTTGAGGTGGGCGATGTGGATAAGGTGCTGGATGGGTATCTTGAGCCGTTCCTGCGGGGTTTTCTTTTAATGAAGCGCCGGGGTACGGCGGTTGCATCTGGTAGTGGGGACGACGATCTGGATGTATAA
- a CDS encoding protein-disulfide reductase DsbD family protein, which translates to MRCFRFLLVLFAVFVSGAAAYAASMSASASADAKHLHVQLVVPETVLSAGEPADIGLYFKLESGWHVYWKNAGDSGEPPHVRWTLPDGITAGEFQYPAPKRLPLGPLMDFGYEDEVLFPLTLSVAKTVKPGPAPLHAKVDWLVCREVCIPGKAELEVAATVGDHAGKTAASGPDVEIYKRLLGRLPEPSPQGAKAVFEPTATGFRLAFLAGQRETSAQFFPADQNILSNPTPQTVSPMATGLVLDLKKDPNMTANPAQLRGVLELSGGRAYEIAAVPGSVPAAAPPTTAGDAFRAAGLAFLGGMILNLMPCVFPVLFIKGLSLVQASGEAQHKQRGHGLVYTAGIVVSFWVLVGALLGLRAAGATLGWGFQFQSPIFLGLMAGLLFFLGLSLAGQFEIGLTLTSAGGSLAAKQGYAGSFFTGVLAVIVATPCTAPFMGAAVGFALAQSAAVTFAIFTALALGLAAPYLLLTFQPAWTKLLPRPGAWMEVLKQATAVPIFATVIWLAWVLAQTRGAESVAVLLTVFLLLAIAGWIMGRWPARRIPSVAAGLVIVFTIAVCVYGLNVFAVPVVAGNAATSASGVGGARWEPWSQAAVDKYRAAGRPVFVDFTASWCLSCQVNERVALRTPEVDAAFRKANVALLKADWTERDDAISQALTALGRSGVPAYVLYSSNSATGSGDAPVLLPEALTPGIVIDALSKLPAATSASAGNL; encoded by the coding sequence ATGCGTTGCTTCCGCTTCCTCCTCGTGCTGTTCGCCGTCTTCGTTTCGGGAGCGGCTGCGTATGCCGCGTCTATGTCTGCATCTGCGTCGGCGGATGCGAAACATCTCCATGTGCAACTGGTTGTGCCTGAGACGGTACTGAGCGCCGGGGAACCGGCGGATATCGGCCTCTATTTCAAGCTGGAGTCGGGTTGGCACGTTTATTGGAAGAATGCCGGGGATTCGGGCGAGCCGCCGCACGTGCGGTGGACGCTACCGGACGGGATTACTGCGGGGGAGTTCCAATATCCTGCGCCGAAGCGGCTGCCGCTTGGGCCGCTGATGGACTTCGGATACGAAGATGAGGTGCTCTTTCCGCTGACGCTGAGTGTGGCGAAGACGGTTAAGCCCGGACCTGCGCCGTTGCACGCGAAGGTGGATTGGCTGGTTTGCCGCGAGGTTTGCATTCCGGGTAAGGCTGAACTGGAAGTGGCTGCGACGGTTGGGGACCACGCAGGTAAGACGGCTGCTTCCGGTCCGGATGTTGAGATTTACAAACGGTTGCTCGGGCGGCTTCCTGAGCCGTCTCCGCAGGGGGCGAAGGCGGTCTTTGAGCCGACTGCGACGGGCTTCCGGCTGGCGTTCCTGGCTGGGCAGCGGGAGACTTCGGCGCAGTTCTTTCCGGCTGATCAGAATATTTTGAGCAATCCGACTCCGCAGACGGTGAGCCCGATGGCGACGGGGTTGGTTTTGGATCTTAAGAAAGATCCGAATATGACGGCGAATCCGGCGCAGTTGCGTGGGGTGCTGGAGCTTTCCGGTGGGCGCGCTTACGAGATTGCTGCGGTTCCGGGTTCTGTTCCGGCTGCCGCGCCGCCGACGACGGCTGGGGATGCTTTCAGGGCTGCGGGGCTGGCGTTTTTGGGTGGGATGATTCTGAACCTGATGCCTTGTGTCTTTCCGGTGCTGTTTATCAAGGGGTTGTCGCTGGTGCAGGCTTCGGGTGAGGCTCAGCATAAGCAGCGCGGGCATGGGCTGGTTTACACGGCGGGGATTGTGGTTTCGTTCTGGGTACTGGTGGGCGCGCTGCTTGGGCTGCGGGCGGCGGGCGCTACGCTGGGGTGGGGATTCCAGTTTCAGTCGCCTATTTTTCTGGGCTTGATGGCCGGGCTGCTGTTCTTTCTGGGCTTGAGCCTGGCGGGGCAGTTTGAGATTGGGCTGACGCTGACGAGCGCGGGCGGTTCGCTTGCCGCGAAGCAAGGGTATGCGGGCAGTTTCTTTACCGGGGTGCTGGCGGTGATTGTGGCTACTCCGTGTACTGCGCCGTTTATGGGGGCGGCCGTTGGGTTTGCGCTGGCGCAGAGTGCGGCGGTGACGTTTGCGATCTTTACGGCGCTGGCGCTGGGATTGGCTGCGCCGTATCTGCTGCTGACCTTTCAGCCGGCGTGGACGAAGCTTTTGCCGAGGCCCGGGGCGTGGATGGAGGTGCTGAAGCAGGCTACGGCAGTGCCGATTTTTGCCACCGTGATCTGGCTGGCGTGGGTGCTGGCGCAAACGCGCGGGGCCGAATCGGTGGCGGTGCTGCTGACAGTCTTTCTGCTGCTGGCGATTGCGGGATGGATTATGGGGCGATGGCCTGCGCGGCGTATTCCGAGCGTGGCTGCTGGGCTGGTAATCGTTTTTACTATTGCGGTTTGTGTCTATGGGTTGAACGTGTTTGCTGTTCCGGTGGTGGCGGGAAATGCTGCGACGTCAGCTTCCGGGGTTGGCGGGGCCCGGTGGGAGCCGTGGTCCCAGGCTGCTGTGGATAAGTACCGGGCTGCGGGACGGCCGGTTTTTGTGGACTTTACGGCGAGCTGGTGCCTTAGCTGCCAGGTGAATGAGCGGGTTGCGCTGAGAACGCCGGAGGTTGACGCGGCTTTCCGCAAGGCGAATGTGGCGCTGCTGAAGGCGGATTGGACGGAGCGGGATGATGCGATTTCGCAGGCTTTGACCGCTTTGGGACGCAGCGGCGTACCGGCTTATGTGCTTTATTCGTCCAATTCTGCGACCGGGTCAGGGGACGCACCGGTGCTTTTGCCGGAGGCTCTGACGCCGGGGATTGTGATTGATGCTTTGAGCAAGCTGCCTGCTGCAACTTCGGCGTCGGCGGGAAATCTTTAG